Within the Saccharomonospora amisosensis genome, the region GCGCGACGGCAGCGCCTATCCCCTTGCCACCACCGGTGACCAGCGCGACCTTCTGCTTCGGAAGTTCTTTCATGGCAACCATCCTGATCCTGATCAGACCATGACACCGGCAGGAAACGGACATCTAGTTGCCGCCCGCTGTGGAGCCTTACGGATGCTCCTGGCGAGTTGTCCACATCGGTCCGGTTGTCCACAGGCCATCGACTTGGCTGTGTTCCAGAGTCGTTTCACCAGCCATCGTGGACAGCGGGACCGGCGAACTGGAACAAGTCCCAATCGCAAGGCCGGTCGAAGGGGGTGAGGAAGCTGAGTACCGAATTGGTCGAACGGGTGCGAAGACGGCTGGCCGACTCTGGGGCAGGCACGGACCCGACGACGGTCGCCGAAGCGGTTCGCGCCGAGGCGGGCGGGGTTGCCGGCCAACTCGATGTACTGGACGCGCTCAAGCTACTGCGGCAGGAGTTTGTTGGAGCAGGCCCACTGGAGCCACTGCTGATGCGACCGGGCGTGTCCGACGTTCTCGTCACGGCGCCGGACGAAGTGTGGCTGGAGGACGCGGATGGGTTGCACCGTACCGACGTTCGCTTCCCCGACGAGGAGGCTGTCCGCAGGCTAGCGCAGCGACTGGCATTGGCCGCCGGGCGCAGACTCGATGATGCCCAACCATTCGTCGATGGCTGGCTTCCCGGTGCGGGCTGGCATGGGCGAGTTCGGCTCCACGCGGTCCTTCCGCCGATCGCCCCGCAAGGCACCTGCATCTCGTTGAGGGTGCTGCGTCCGGCGGCACATGATCTTCGCTCATTGGCCGACATGGGTACCGTCGGCGAGGACGGTCTCGCGTTGTTGCGCGGCATCGTGGCCGCGAGGCTGGCCTTCCTCATCACCGGCGCCACGGGATCGGGCAAGAGCACCCTGCTTGCTGCCCTACTCGGTGAGGTCGCTCCGCAGGAGCGAATCGTTTGTGTAGAGGATGTCGGGGAACTTCAACCGGCTCACCCGCAGTTCGTCCGCCTGCTGGCGCGCCCGCCGAATATCGAGGGAGCGGGAGAGGTAACGCAGCGGGAACTCGTGCGGCAGGCCCTGCGCATGCGGCCCGACCGACTCGTCGTAGGAGAGGTCAGGGGACAGGAAGTCTGCGAGCTGCTGAACGCACTCAACACCGGCCACGAGGGAGGTTCGGGCACGCTGCACGCGAACTCGCCCAGTGAGGTGCCCGCCAGGCTGGAGGCGCTCGCCGCCCTCGGCGGGCTTTCCAGGAGCGCTTTGCACAGCCAACTCGCCCCCGCCCTCCACGTCGTGCTGCACATGCGTAGGCGGCCCGCTGGACTCAGGGTGCTGGCGGAAGTGGGCGTCGTTCGTCGAGACAGCATCGGAGTCCGTGTCGACCCCGCGTGGCGCCCACAAGGATGGGCCGAGCATGCGACTGCGCTCACCGACGTGCTCGCCGGGCGCGGTGTCGTTCTGACCGCGACGGGAGGTGCGGCGCGGTGCTGACCTTGTCACTGCTGATGGTCGCGCTTGGTCTGCTGTGCTGGCCGGCATCCCTTGCCACCCGCAGGCTTGCCCGCCTTTCACCGAATCGCAGCTCGCTGCTCGGGAATGGCCTGCTGTTCGTTCGCCACCGACGAACTGTGCTGCTGGGGGTGGCGGTGGCGGTCATGGGATGCGGTGTCGCGGTGTTCGGCATCGCCGTGCCGGCCGCTCTCGCCCTGCTCGCGGGAGCGGCCTGGTGGCACCGCCGGGCGCAGAGGCGGACAAGGGCCGCCGTGGCGGGCACGGCGGCCCTTGTCGAGGCGGTGGGTGCGCTAGGCGACGAACTGCGGGCCGGGGTGCACCCGGCGGTGGCCGCGGAGTCGGTCGCCATGGAGTCTTCGGAGCGGACCGCGGTCGTATTGCGTACCGTTGCCGCGGCAGAGCGCCACGGCGGTGAGCCGAAGCCTGATACCGATTCCGTACACCACAACGGCGTGACCGAGGAAGTACTCGGGCAATTGGTTCGTTGCTGGGTTCTCGCCCGTCGACATGGGCTTCCGCTGGCAGGCGTTCTCGAAGCCGTCCGGCGTGACGCGGAAGCGGTGGTGCGGCTGGCCAGACAGGTAGACGGGAAGATGGCCGGGCCACGAGCCAGCGCCGCTGTACTCGCGGCACTGCCACTCGCGGGTGTTGCGCTCGGTGAGGCCATGGGCGCTCATCCGGTGCGAGTGTTGTCCTCGACGCCAGTGGGACAGGGGTTGCTGGTCGTCGGGGCCTGCTTCGTGTTTGCCGGCGTTGTCTGGAGTGCCGCACTGACTACTCGGGTGGTGGCGCGATGACCCGGGCGGCCCTTGTCGCCGCACTGCTCGGCGTCGCCCTCCTGGTTGTACGCGCGCCCGCGGTGCGAAGGCTGCGGCGGGTGCTCTCGACTCACGACAGTCGATGGCGCATCAACGTACTGGCATCGCTGCGCACGCCGTCCGGGCGCGCTGCGGTGGCGGGTGCGGCTGTCGCCGTTGTGACGGTCGTACTGGGGGCGTCCCTCACGAGTCTGGTGCTCTCCGTCCCGTTGGGCATGGCGACCTTCGGCCTGCTGCGAGTCGTCAGCCGTGCGAGGAGTGCGAGGGGGCCGAGCGGCACCGAACGGTTGCGGATCGCGATGACGGCTGACCTACTCGCTGCGTGCCTCTCCGCGGGGCTTGCGGTTCCGGCGTCGGTGCGGGCGGTTGCGGGTACCGCGCCCGCGCCGGTGGCTACCGCACTCCTTTCCACAGCCGAGTTGCTCGCGCTCGGTGCGGAACCGGCGCAGGCGTGGGAACCGGTGAGGAACTGTCAGGCGACGGCCGAGTTGGCACGCGCGGCTATCCGAACGGCGCGATCGGGCAGCGCACTGTCCGGAGCCGCGACCGCGCTCGCAGAGCGGGTGAGGGCTGCTGTGGCCGACGAGGCGGAAGCGCAGGCGCAACGTGCCGGAGTGTTGATTACCGCTCCGCTCGGCTTGTGCTTCCTCCCCGCGTTCCTGTGTCTGGGCGTACTCCC harbors:
- a CDS encoding TadA family conjugal transfer-associated ATPase, with protein sequence MSTELVERVRRRLADSGAGTDPTTVAEAVRAEAGGVAGQLDVLDALKLLRQEFVGAGPLEPLLMRPGVSDVLVTAPDEVWLEDADGLHRTDVRFPDEEAVRRLAQRLALAAGRRLDDAQPFVDGWLPGAGWHGRVRLHAVLPPIAPQGTCISLRVLRPAAHDLRSLADMGTVGEDGLALLRGIVAARLAFLITGATGSGKSTLLAALLGEVAPQERIVCVEDVGELQPAHPQFVRLLARPPNIEGAGEVTQRELVRQALRMRPDRLVVGEVRGQEVCELLNALNTGHEGGSGTLHANSPSEVPARLEALAALGGLSRSALHSQLAPALHVVLHMRRRPAGLRVLAEVGVVRRDSIGVRVDPAWRPQGWAEHATALTDVLAGRGVVLTATGGAARC
- a CDS encoding type II secretion system F family protein, with the translated sequence MLTLSLLMVALGLLCWPASLATRRLARLSPNRSSLLGNGLLFVRHRRTVLLGVAVAVMGCGVAVFGIAVPAALALLAGAAWWHRRAQRRTRAAVAGTAALVEAVGALGDELRAGVHPAVAAESVAMESSERTAVVLRTVAAAERHGGEPKPDTDSVHHNGVTEEVLGQLVRCWVLARRHGLPLAGVLEAVRRDAEAVVRLARQVDGKMAGPRASAAVLAALPLAGVALGEAMGAHPVRVLSSTPVGQGLLVVGACFVFAGVVWSAALTTRVVAR
- a CDS encoding type II secretion system F family protein, yielding MTRAALVAALLGVALLVVRAPAVRRLRRVLSTHDSRWRINVLASLRTPSGRAAVAGAAVAVVTVVLGASLTSLVLSVPLGMATFGLLRVVSRARSARGPSGTERLRIAMTADLLAACLSAGLAVPASVRAVAGTAPAPVATALLSTAELLALGAEPAQAWEPVRNCQATAELARAAIRTARSGSALSGAATALAERVRAAVADEAEAQAQRAGVLITAPLGLCFLPAFLCLGVLPVVIGLATRLDIT